The sequence CCCAGAGCCGTTAAGATAGCAGGGGAGTTGTAGCCGGATTTGCCGGTAATGGTGCTACTGGCGGTTTTTTCGGCATTGAGGCTGGCGGCGGTTTCGTTCTCGCGCCCTGGGGTTTTAATATTGAAGTGCTGAATGGCAAAGCGGAAGATCATATAGTAGGCAACAAACCAGATCCCCGCGACCACCGGCACCCAATACCACTTGGTCGCCGTACCGTGCAGAATACCAAACACCACGAAATCAATGATATTGCCGTCGGTATTGCCAATGGTCACCCCTAGCAGTGCCATGACGGTAAAGCCCAAACCGGTCAGGATCGCATGGATCAGATACAGGAAAGGGGCCACAAACAGGAACAGGAACTCAATTGGTTCGGTGGTGCCGCCAACCACACAGGCCACTACGCCAGAAATTAGCAACCCTTTAATTTTATGACGATTTTCAGGTTTGGCACAGTGGTACATTGCCAGTGCTGCACCCGGCAGACCGCCGAGGAAGGCGGGCATTTTGCCCTGCGACAGGAAGCGCGTTGCACTCTCAGAGAAACCGCTGGTGGTGGGGCAAGAGAGTTGCGCCTGGAAGATGGTCAGCGCGCCACTGACACTATGACCACAAACATCCATGGTGCCGCCTGCTTCAGTGAAACGAATCAGTGCGACCAATATATGGTGTAGGCCGAAGGGCAGCAATAAGCGCTCGCCGCTGCCGAAAATCATTGGCCCGAACATGCCGGCACCGTTAATCAATCGGCCCAATCCATTAATACCGGCGGCAAACCAGGGCCAGATCAGCGGGATCAATAAGCCGACCAGCCCCAGCACCACGGTGGTTACGATAGGGACAAAACGGGTACCACCAAAGAAGGCGAGTGCATCAGGCAGGCGAATGGTATTGAAGCGTTCATGGAGTAAGTAAACAATAACCCCGACAATCACCGCACCCAAAATACCGGTGTCGATGGACTGAATACCTAATATATTCTGAATGTTATGGGTTTTCAGTACCAATGAGTCGGTGGTGGGTAACACGCCGCTGGTGGTGAGGTAAAAGTTGGTTGCCAGATTTAGCACCGCAAAGCCAACGAAACCGGAAAATGCCGCCACCCCTTTGTTTTCGCGCGCCATTCCCAATGGGATGGCGATAGCAAACATCACCGGTAAGAAGCTAAAAGCAAATGAACCCACTTTACTCATCCAGGTAAAGAGTAGCTGGAAAGCGGGGTGGCCAATAAACGGCAGTAGGGTGATAACATCTTTACTGCTAAGGGAGCTGCCGATACCCAGCATGATCCCACAGAAGGAGAGCAAGGCGACGGGCAGCATGAAGGTTTTCCCTAAACTTTGGAAAAATTCCCACAGCGTGATTTTTTGTTTTTTTACCGCTGACATAGTGGCTCCTGTTGTTGACACCGCGGATAGTGGCGATGTTTTCGTCTCCCGGTCTGGAGGTAAAATAAGATAAAACGTTTAACCCCGATAATATGAGCGCCAAATCACAATTATCGATCCTGTTTATGTATTAGAGTAAATCATCGGATTAAACGTTTAACTTGGCCTATTCTGCGGTATGACCATTAAAAAAATCACCATTACGGACGTGGCTAAATTGGCCGGGGTTTCAGTGGCGACGGTGTCGTTGGCTATCAGTGGCAAGGGGCGTATCTCTGCGGCAACCGCCGAGCGGGTCAATCAGGCAATCGAACAGCTAGGTTATGTGCGTAATCGTCAGGCGGCGCAACTGCGCGGTGGCGAGTCTGGCGTGATTGGTCTGATTGTGCGCGATATTGGCGATCCTTTTTATGCCGCCATGACCGCCGGTTTGAGTGAGGCGATTGAGGCGGGGGGGAAACTGCTATTTCTGACGCAAAGTGGTCGGGAAGGTCAGGGGTTGTTGCGCTGTTTCGAAACCTTGATTGATCAAGGGGTCGACGGGCTGGTGCTGGGTGGCGGGGCTAAAAGGGAGATGGGGCTACAGGAGCGGGCCGCCGAGCACGATATCCCGTTGATTTGCGCGGCTCGTTCGAATGTACTGGAGGGGGTCGATGTGGTGCGCCCGGACAACATGCAGGCGGCTAAAATGGCGACCGAGTTTCTAATTGATCGCGGCCATCGGCAGATTGCCTATCTGGGGGGCCATTCGCACTCATTAACAAGGGCCGAGCGATTAGGGGGCTTTTGTGCCACTCTGGTGCAGTATGGACTGCCATTTCGCTCCGAATGGGTGGTGGAGTGTGATAGCCAGCAGCAAGCTGCCGCTGACGCAGCAGAAACACTATTGCGCCATCATCCCAATGTGAGTGCCCTTGTTTGCCATCAGGCGTCAGTTGCGCTCGGGGCCTATTTTGGTATTTTGCGCACTGGCAGAACCATTGGCAGTGCCGGGGTGGACAGCTATCTCGATCAGCAAGTGGCATTGATCGGTTTTGGCGATGTGCCGGAAGCGGAACTGACTGAGCCGCCACTCACTTTTATTACCAGTTCCGCCCGAGAGATAGGCTACAGCGCCGGGCAACGGTTGCTCCAGCGTATTGCGGGGGTCGATCTCCAACTGCAAAATGTGATATTACCGCCGATGTTGATCCGCCGAGGATCGGCCTGAAAGTGGTTCGTTGGGGCAATGGTCATTCGGCGAGGCTTAATTAATACGGGAGGGGTAAAAAACGGAGCCATCAGGCTCCTGAGGTTGTTGACAAACCTATTTTGTCACTCCGAAACTGGCGGGGCGACTGCACCGATGGGCGCTCCGACGGCTCACGCCGTTACGACCCATTCGGCACATTTCCCCGCTTATCATTTGTCAGCAGTCTGAAACGGAGCTATTAGGCCCCGTTTTGTGCACAAACTAAGAGACTTACTGGGCCGGTACCGCTGGCTCAGGTGCTGCTGGCGCTGGAGCATCTGTCGGCTCATCACCACTCTCCTCTTCAGCCGGTGCACCGCCGAACATACCGAACAGGCCAACAAACTCTGGCAGTGACATTTTCTGACCATTCAAATCAACCTGGTTATCAGCAAAGTGAATGCTGCTGCTGATAACATCATCTTTAGTGGTGGTCAGCTTAAACATTTGGCCCATAGCAGCAACGCCTTGAACCTGCTGCTGTGCCAATTTTTGCGCCTCTTCTGGACTGTAGCCTTGCAACTTGGCGGCTTGAGTGGTCAGTTCGATCGCCATTGGCATTGGGATAGTCAGTGTTGCATCGACTTTCTTCACCGACTGCGCTAACAGGGGTTCGCTACCAGCTTTAGCTTGTGACGGATCAGTCAGATCAACACTCAGGGTAAAGGTACTCTCCCCTTTAGCATTTTTCCAGCTCAGCGGTGCAATGCTGAATGTTGGGCTGCCTTTCAGCAGAGCAGGGAGTTTAGCTATCAACATTTCGGCCATCTCTTGCTGATAAGCTTCAGCATCAAGATTCTCACCAGCTTGAACGGCTTTCAGCGCTTGCTGATTGTAGGCGTTAGTGAACTGCTTCAGGCTTTGACCATCCAGACGGTCGAAGGTGAAGGCCAGTTTACCGGCACCAAAATCACTGCCCTGAATTTTAAGGGCATCCAATGTGTAGGTCAGCTTACCGTTCAACTCTTTATCGGTTTCGCCTAATTGGGTATTCAGGTTAAAGCCAACCAGTGTCGCGGTCTCTTTACCATCAAGACTAAAACTGATCTGCTTAATGCCAACTTGCTGGTCACCAATGCTGAGATCAAACTTACCCATCTGGCTATCACTTTTCAGTGTCAGGCCCTGGACGCTAAATTGCTCGATCTGATCCCACTGATTTTTAGTTGAGAAGAGGATATTTTCGCTGTTACCGCTCACCTTCACATTGCGCAAATCACGGGAGACATCAGCATCAAACTGGGCACCAGAGAATTTCACGCTGGTGGTATTTTGCTGATAATCAATGGGAATAAAGGTAATAGCAGAAGAGGTATCACCGCCGTATGAGATGCGTGAATCCGCAGTAAACGGCGATTGACCCTTGGTGACTTCAAACAGTTTTTTCAGCGCCGGGGTATTAGCAAGCTCGGTATGCACCGAAGCCATGCTCGGGAGCAGATTGAATTTCTTCAATTGCGCTAACGGGAATGGGCCGTGATCGATAGTTTCGATAAAGGCGACTTCATCCCCCTCTTTTAACGCTTTTTCGCCCGCGACGCTGCTATCTGCTTGCAACACATAACGAACCTGGCTGGTGAACAGACCACGCTGGTAATCTTTATACGCGAGTTTCACCCCAGCTTTTGGCAGCAAGGTACGGATCTGTCCGTTGGCGTTGTTAACCAGTTCACCCATACGCTGCTCAATCAGTTTGCCGGTATACCATGAGGCTCCAGTCCATGCTGCGCCAAGTACGACTATGACGCTGACAGCCACTAACGATTTTTTCATTGTTCGGTTCATCCTTTTTCTAATACACCAAGTTCACTGTGTTGATCACGGTAATGAGTTACTCGTTAAATATCACCAAAGATAAATATAGGTCAAACTCACCATGCACAAATATTATTGATACGATAACTATTTAACGCGAGTTCGAAATCTATCTATCGAAACGGCAAAAAGCCAGTTATTGACAACAAAATGAGTGACTTTGTTCACTCTACGTTGTAAACCCGAGCAATGGCGCCTATTCC comes from Yersinia bercovieri ATCC 43970 and encodes:
- the malX gene encoding maltose/glucose-specific PTS transporter subunit IIBC → MSAVKKQKITLWEFFQSLGKTFMLPVALLSFCGIMLGIGSSLSSKDVITLLPFIGHPAFQLLFTWMSKVGSFAFSFLPVMFAIAIPLGMARENKGVAAFSGFVGFAVLNLATNFYLTTSGVLPTTDSLVLKTHNIQNILGIQSIDTGILGAVIVGVIVYLLHERFNTIRLPDALAFFGGTRFVPIVTTVVLGLVGLLIPLIWPWFAAGINGLGRLINGAGMFGPMIFGSGERLLLPFGLHHILVALIRFTEAGGTMDVCGHSVSGALTIFQAQLSCPTTSGFSESATRFLSQGKMPAFLGGLPGAALAMYHCAKPENRHKIKGLLISGVVACVVGGTTEPIEFLFLFVAPFLYLIHAILTGLGFTVMALLGVTIGNTDGNIIDFVVFGILHGTATKWYWVPVVAGIWFVAYYMIFRFAIQHFNIKTPGRENETAASLNAEKTASSTITGKSGYNSPAILTALGGADNIVSLDNCITRLRMSLKDMNLVDKAALKANRAIGVIQLNDHNLQVVIGPQVQSVKDELDSLISHGQFATP
- the malI gene encoding Mal regulon transcriptional regulator MalI, encoding MTIKKITITDVAKLAGVSVATVSLAISGKGRISAATAERVNQAIEQLGYVRNRQAAQLRGGESGVIGLIVRDIGDPFYAAMTAGLSEAIEAGGKLLFLTQSGREGQGLLRCFETLIDQGVDGLVLGGGAKREMGLQERAAEHDIPLICAARSNVLEGVDVVRPDNMQAAKMATEFLIDRGHRQIAYLGGHSHSLTRAERLGGFCATLVQYGLPFRSEWVVECDSQQQAAADAAETLLRHHPNVSALVCHQASVALGAYFGILRTGRTIGSAGVDSYLDQQVALIGFGDVPEAELTEPPLTFITSSAREIGYSAGQRLLQRIAGVDLQLQNVILPPMLIRRGSA
- a CDS encoding YdgA family protein, with amino-acid sequence MKKSLVAVSVIVVLGAAWTGASWYTGKLIEQRMGELVNNANGQIRTLLPKAGVKLAYKDYQRGLFTSQVRYVLQADSSVAGEKALKEGDEVAFIETIDHGPFPLAQLKKFNLLPSMASVHTELANTPALKKLFEVTKGQSPFTADSRISYGGDTSSAITFIPIDYQQNTTSVKFSGAQFDADVSRDLRNVKVSGNSENILFSTKNQWDQIEQFSVQGLTLKSDSQMGKFDLSIGDQQVGIKQISFSLDGKETATLVGFNLNTQLGETDKELNGKLTYTLDALKIQGSDFGAGKLAFTFDRLDGQSLKQFTNAYNQQALKAVQAGENLDAEAYQQEMAEMLIAKLPALLKGSPTFSIAPLSWKNAKGESTFTLSVDLTDPSQAKAGSEPLLAQSVKKVDATLTIPMPMAIELTTQAAKLQGYSPEEAQKLAQQQVQGVAAMGQMFKLTTTKDDVISSSIHFADNQVDLNGQKMSLPEFVGLFGMFGGAPAEEESGDEPTDAPAPAAPEPAVPAQ